The DNA window aaaaaattagatttccAGAAAATGATAATTTCGATTTCATCATGGAAAATCCAATGCTAACAGGAGCTCCATGAGAGTCATCAGTATGGTCATGGAGAGCCGATTTCTTAAGCAAGAGGAATCCATCATCTACTGACCAAAGAAGGCAAAAAAGTTTGGGTTTAGCGAAGAAACTGTTTGAAGACGAGATCTTTAAGATATACttgtttaaatgaaaaaattaaagatgatagaagagaataaaaaaataaacataaaataaacttcGGAAGAGaatattttttatcatatgacaaaaatcaattttcaaagttgaaatgatgaataaaagaatatatgttagtacaaaattatatatttttcaaatgttttattttcttttttagaatccaattactttttcttttaacCAAGCACACttacaaaaaagaaatttatttttcatcttcctttttttttatccCTTCTTTCCACCCTACCAACTTAAGAGTTCCAAAATCATTTTAACATCCAAGTTTCACGGACAGGGTTCGAAAATTATCAGGATTAGGATAAGAATTTCAAAGGAATCTCATAAATGCCACTGAAACTGCATGTGTGCCTTCTCTCAAGCCCTTTGACTTTGATAGATAGGTTCACATCTAGGCCGAACAGAATATCTAAATGCAGTAGAATGAGATGCAAGTTCCAACTGCCGCATTATATTTCTGATGCATAGATAAACAAATCATCATGGAGCAGCTAGTACATATTTcatttcttcacaaatagcacatACAGAAGCTGTCAGCAACTTCCAACTGCATTACAATCAAAATCTACCTAAAATTcagcttaatatttttttttttttaaaaacactaatGGTGGTACGAAGCTATCCTCCATTCAGCACCCAAAAAGTTTAAGCAATTTAAACGTAAAAATCCCAATACGAAAGCTGAGTGAAATATTATCATCGGACTCCGAAGAATGCCAGCTGGCTCTGATTGCCTGTAAATGGAGTATGGTAATGATAAAAGTTATCAAAGCGAGACAAAATAAGGTAGAATCATTAGGCCTAGATTCATAAAATATACAGTACGATCCCTCATTATGAGAATAATGCAATCAAAaagtaataattatatttaaaaactcATGATATTTTTAGGATCTCACATGATATCTTCAGCTGATCCTTTGTGTTACATTGCAAACTTTAACATAACAAAgaatataagtaaaaatataaattgaaaaaaaaaaaaaaagtgaagaatGATGACATATGTACATTATTTTGGTGCAATAGAAATTGTGTCAACCAACCACTGCTAATCCCAAATGGTGAAAAGATAAGCCCACTTTGAACTTCTGCATTGGCCTAAAACATTTGAGACCAGATATTCATCTCCAAACTTTATAAGGTTCCCAAAAGACAAATTCAtcccaaaaataaacaaaaaacaaTATCAAAGCAAAATGAGTCAATGCTTCGGGTCTAATAAACAAACTATCCTTCAAGAAAAATGTTACCGTGAACCCTTACTCATTGGAAAGCCTCACATTCAATAGCACAGATACATGGGCTTACTTAGGTTCTTACTTCAGATATGGAAGCAAAGCAGGCAGTTTAACCAGATTACTGATTAGCTTCAGAAGGCTGTGCATTGGCATTGAAATTGTCAAACCCTCCACTCGCTGGGGCAGCAGGATTGGACTGATACAGTGCTGGTGTTGCCATGGTAGGTGCTGCATTAGAAGAAGTGGGTGTCGTTGCAGTTACAGTAACGGTTGATGGGGGAACCAATGTAGGAGGTTGTGGAAGGCCATTTATTTGACCAGGGAAGGAAGGTGCACCAGGTGGTGCTACCGTTGGTGGCATGCCTGGAACAGGAGCATAACCTGGCAGTGTCACcagaaatgaaaaatatatattaaatttccATCCTCTGTGTATGCAATAGAGATCTAGAATAGAAAAGCCAGCGCCTCGAACCGGTAAGCAGATATGTCTGAAATCTCACCTGGAACTGGTCTTGGCAGTACAGGTGGCCTAATCCCAGGGACCATTGGTTGATTTATACGTAAAGGTGCAACCCTCGGAATAGGCATAACAGGAGTCGGAAGAACAGGAAGTCGAGGTCTCTGAGCCATTAGATGTTGATTGAAAGCAGCTCCAACCTGATGGAAAGCTGCAGCTTGGCCAAGATGTTCCTTGATTCTTTGGTCGATTAAGCTCTGGGTTTGTTGCTCCTCAAATTGCTGGTAGTACGTCCTAACATTTGCCTAAAATTCCAGAAGGAATTCGCAAAAATGTATAATTGAcaagataaataaacaaacaaatataaaGAGAAACTTCTCTAATAAATACCTTGTGTTTGTACCCTGCATTGTGTTGTTTTCTAACTGATGGCTGAAATTTAGAAGCCCACAAAAATAATATCAGCAATTTTTTCTAATGCAACAACCCAGATAATAAAACTTTCgacaatttaaccaaaaaatcTGTTTTAGAGACAAAACATAAGCTGACTACAGTGCATGGACAggtgaaaaataaatataataaaaaaataaatgaacaaaatgaacTTACAGAGTCGTGGGTCAAATAAGTGTCGCAATAATCACAGTAATACCTGCAAATTTCAATCCAAATAAACATGTTCATAGAATGTTAATATAAATGTTCTCGTAGCGAGAACGTTAATTTCTTgtataattgaataaattgacaaaGAGATCCATACCGAGGCATGACTGTGAGTAAAAAAGGGGGAAAATATCAGAATGGAAGCTGGTTGCAATCGTGAGCTGACCGCTACGGGAGAAAACCCTAGCTCGAAGACGAGGGAAGGAGGAGCAGAAATGGGATTTATGATTTTGCCCGATTCTAGAAACTTCGATAAGTGCACGGAGTTGTATATACATATACGAGTTGTAATGATGAGTTGCAGGAACCGTGATGATATATCTGACGGTAGCGATTGGCTAATGTCCTCATATTCAACGGTTAGTACTTGTTCGATACTACAATTACAGTTTACAGACCAAAGATCCACCAGCATGACGACGTCGTACCATAACGACTGTATACGACGCGAACTCAGACAAATTCCTCCTGTCATAGCACTGTTGCCTCGTTTAGGCGGATCATTATTGGAGCCAGGGCCCATGGGGACCTTAGCctccaaaattttgaaacattttcaTTAAGAATATTTTCTAATCTCAttgaactttttaaaatttatagaatttttaagtAGTCCCtctcaattttttataaaaattataattagacttctattttttaaatttttcattaagctatttaaaagtttttaatttttgaattaaatctttttaaatttttgaaaatttaatatcaaGATCCACCACTAACCATTGAACAATAATTTTCTTCTCATTTTGGTATCTATCTTTATTAATCTCATATTggtaatttaattatcatattcgTCTTAGTtcatatcaaaaaataaaaattgtaaataagaaTGTGATGAATGGCATGTTTTTGGATGTTTACGACTTTTTAGATAAAATAGGATGAAAATGGTAGTTCATATCAAGGTAGCTGATACTGTATTGATCGATGTATTGTTTTTGTCCTAACATTGATATGTACTAATATCGGTATATTTCGATATACGATTTTGAGTTTatcaatgtttttaaatatttttttacacacatgcatatgtatatttataatctaagttatatttttttaataattgatcTTTTATATACACGTGCAAATATATCTCAATTACATCCATATAAGGATTTACAtgtaaataaaaagttttaaaatcattaattaagttaaataacTCAATTTAGtaactataatttaatttcaaatgtaatcatagaaaaattaaaatggttaagattaaaaaaataaaaaaattgcataccAACCAAGTTTATATGCATTGATATTGttcaaaacacattaaaacagtTGAAACACATCGAAATTTTAAACGGAACAAGATATAGACTGCTTGGTACTcatttagggtgggtttggatggacgaCTGGGTGCGGTGCAatgcgtttaacttactttttgtttCACActacaatatcaaattttaccgtcactgctgtttttacactaatcgcaaATAAATACACCGTCTATCTAAACCCACCTTTAGAACTGGATTAatacattatatttttattaaatttagaatTGAGTCTCCATTGGCTAAAATGGTTATTATAGCATTGCTCGTTACTTTTCCCTTATTTTCcaaatttggtgtattttttgTCAATTATTTTTCTCCCAATAGTATGGTTTACTTATAATTGTGGTAATTGATGGGAAGATTAGTAGTTTCATCTGAATTTATTCTTCttgagtttcttttttttttttttggcaacaTTGATGTTTTTAGCTTTAGGATCCTTTTAGATGAGCATTTACTTTTAGCGCGGTGTGAttagtctctttttttttatatcgtgTTACAGTATCTAATTTTATAGCCACCGTTATTTTTACATTAACTGTAGGTAAACATACCACTAATCCAAAGGGTTTCTTTAGATAAGCATTTATCCCCAGTACGGtgcatttaattttttctttatctCGCTGCTATAGTATCACTACAATAGctttattattaccattatttttacactaatcataAGTAAACGCATCACTCATCCAAACGAGCTCTTAATCTTTTTAGTTTTCTGATAGGATTGATGATAATTTACTATTTTTCTCGTATTTCACACAAAGTGAAATTTGCTGGTATATACGTACAACCATttcatttgacttttttttaatagGATGATAGCGTAGCCCACATCTATGATTTTATAAATCCCAAtgtttttttatatgatattattcTGATGAAAAGAAGCTTAAGATCACTTTCCAATCCTATTATCACAAAGTtttctttattatatttataccacattactttttttcccttatttatttattttttgttcacaTCCACCCTATGATTATTTCTCAATTTGCTGCTGCCACCTTGCATGAACCTCAAATGCACCCATACCCAGCCCCATTGACTTCATCACCAAACCCGGGGGTAAATctattttcttgttcttttcaaatttcaatcatgaatgatAATTAACCCAAGAAATCGATTCACCATTGGTtgtaatcataaatataaaattatagtttgcGACAAAATTTCATCCTATTCCATGCGTGATGTGAACAAAGGGTAAGACTTGTATAACCTTTTGGGGCTCTAACTTTTTGGCATTCATTTAAAAAACAAGACTGTAGCTCATAATTTGCGCCAGTGTGGCATGGCATGGCAAGTCAGTGGGGGCTACTATTGGTTAAGATAAATCCATCTGGTATTCGGCCGTCACGCAGAACTCACAAGTCACCATCACTCTATTTCTGGCATTTTGACCTTGGAACTAGTCCAACATGGGATGCCAGAAACCTGTCCCACTCTTAAACAGTTTTCATGCCTTTTTTAGTTATTTCTCTCTTAACACAAAGTCAtccaaatcaaaatgaatatatttaaaaattattatttattttaattttaaaattaaattagcataataatttatttaattcttcaattttataaaaatattattttaatcttcTTTTAAATTTTCGTCTATTTAAATCATTAACTTACGTTGTTTATAAAATcaactcaaaataaataaaaaattaactaacGCGACATACACATTGATTGCCATGTTAaccattaatatttttttaatttttttattaattgataACGTGACATACACGTATATGCAACATCATCAaagttaataaacattaattttttcatctattttagaaataatttgacaaacaatacaaaTTCAATAACTAAAAAGGACAGAAAgtaaatgaataattaaaatgactgaaaagttattttaatttttcatgaaattaaaaCTCTTACGTGTCTATAAAAATAATTGGGTTtctaaaataagtataaaaagaaaaataaaaaacttaaccTATAGGGGTAATCACTGATCATATGATaatttattctattattattttgaaaaaaaagatagAACAATGAGGAGCTTGCCTCATTAATAGTGGAGAAGTTATGTTATCAAAAGGCTCTATAATAAGATAATCACATTCAAAGACACTTGCCTAGAGAAACTTATGTCCAACTACAACATACTTCAACATTTATCATTAGAAATTTtctaattcaataaattgaagtGATTAGGTCACCGATGAATTTGGACCTTTTTTTCCCCCATCCGGTCTGTatagtttttagtttttacaaGTGGTAAATATACTTTACCCaggatgaaattagaaagaaaaagaaaaaaaaaggtttaccCAGTGTGCAAGTTGCAAACGGGAAACACGAGCAGAGCCAGGGGAAGAAGACAGTCTGGCGTAATTTTGGACCTCGGTTTTCAGAGCAATTTACTGTTATAACCTTCCCCTTCGCTTTTACTTTCTTACCCTTCTCCTCCTGAAACTTATAACGGTGTCCGTACTCCTTTTTCCACCTAAAAATTGACCATTTGGTTTGGTCAACCGCTCTcctttccatttccatttctcttttttattttctctacATACTAGCAGAGTTGTAAATAAGGATTGATATGAAAATATTTGAGAGTTTGCTTTTTGAGGAAAGTTAATAGGAACCCAATATCGTACTTTCCTTGCTAAACGCAAGTTTCATTTGAAGTTATAAAAAATAGGAGGcttaaatatatgaattttgtaatattattgGGTGAATAAATCAAGCAGTATGAAATGGATTTTATGGTGTTGAAAAGAAGTGATATGTATTATTGGTATCGTGATGATTGACGAACGGGATATTTCCAAACACTTTTTACTTGCTTTTCTTTTTCCAGAAATTGGTTTGCAAGGAAATAAAAGTGGAAATGGATGTGAAAGGAGAATCAAGGAATCAAATCAAACCAATTTCCGAAAGAATTCCTACTTTCAACATGAGGCCAAAATTTCAGTTTTACATTCAAACATTTTTCAGCCTATAATCACAACCTGATTCTACCTATTTCTAATATgattttagattatattttaaaattgacagtATATATCATGTGAGCATTAAAcgggaaatttaagaaaagattATAAATTGACAGGGGCTTAGGTTTGATGTCACCATACACTCATAAATTCAACTTACCCCACTTGATCCACTGGCCACCCTAtcatattctttcttttttttttagtgcAGTTTCCTCTTTTTTCGCGAATCATAAAGGTCGATGGGAATCACTTAATAAATATGGTCAAATAAGacgaagaaaaatagaaaaaaaatggaagGGTAATTACGTAATTCAGTAGTGGCGTTTCTTCAAAGGACATCCAGCTCAAACCCCAGAACTGGCACAGCTGTGAGGGCAGTATCGTAAATAAATCCAAACATTAACCCCACTTTTCACTCATTTTTATTACATTAAATCCATTCAAGATCCAACTTTGccatcaagaaacccattttttCCCACCAGACGACTCCAAagaaattttaaggaaaaaaaagaaaaagagaaaaaattagaGGAAGAAGAGCAGGCATTGATGGCGGAGGGAAAACAGGAGAAGAACACGACAAGCGAAGAGAGCGTTAAGCTGTTCGTCGGTCAAGTGCCGAAGCACATGACAGAAGCTCAAGTTCTTGCAATCTTCGAAGAGTTCGCTTTGGTCGACGAAGTCAACATCATCAAAGACAAGGCTACTCTTTCCTCTAGAGGTTCcacttccttcttctttttttcttttttcgtaacaaattcaatatttattttccaAGTTTCAAATCTCTCACATTTCTCTTTGTCTTTAGCTGTTGGTTTTCTTTGGTGATTTGTTTGATTCGTTTAGTTTGGAGCGAGATTTGAGGTGTTTATAACCCTAATTTTGAGGTATTCTtcgtgtttttttttaatgttgattAAGGTTGTTGCTTTGTTATATGCCCGTCGAGAGAAGAGGCCGATAAGGCGGTCGATGCCTGTCACAATAAGAAGACTTTGCCTGGGgttagttcaatttttttaatttatttttccttgttttgCCTTGCGTTTTAGTGATTCGTCGCCACATTGTTAGTTACTCTTATGAAGATCTACATGCTACTTCCGAAGTTGGACGTAGTTAGCGAATTTTCATCACCTTTAGCTAATCTGCAAATGTAGCACCCTATTTTACTATTGAACTATGGAACGTTCAAAATTATTACTTCATTTCGGGCATCGGTTGTGGCTTTGGTATGTACTGTATCCGATACTGACAACCTGCAACATGTAGAATATAGTTCTCAAGTATACATTAAAACTACCTTTATTGCTCTGTTATGTTGATTAGGGTACATGCAGATAATGTTGTTCTAGActgtagaatgtaagttttgataattttttatactaGCTCATTTGAAGTAAATTGGTATCTTGAGTTTTAGAGGCAATGAAAATGAGAAGTTTTCCGTAATTTTATTAGCATGTGAAAGAGTGATGCTAGGGCTTTTTATACTAGGTATTGTTCCAGAAAACATAATTTGAGCAATGAACAGGGTATTTAATGATTTCAACCGTGAATTTGTCTCAATTCCTAATTATTAAGCAAACATAGGTGTTGGAGTTGTACTTGTAAGAAATCACTTAAGACTAAACACTCTCCTGCTATTTGTCATTCTGCCACATTTTTTCAGTCAATACCTTTCATATTTGATTGTAAACGAAAGCAAGTTTGTTGATCAATCTATCTTAAGATGATTACTTGTATGAATAGATTAACTTATGCCTTAGCCCTTAAGTGTTGGAATACATGGTGGCAAGTCATGTGTACTTTTTTTGGGTGATTAATCATCATGCATTCTGATGTGGTGATGTAAGATATGCCTGTTTATACAACACAGCATATCCCTTGGTCTAGTACTTAGAGTGATTAATAACTTGATGTCTCAATCCTGTCATTTACATTTTTAATGAAAAGTCCAGGGACAATTCAATTCGAAGTTATCTATTGCAATCACCTGTCTGCTGTCGTATATTTGTGTGGAGAGTATCAGAGAGAGAGTCTTTTACCCTGTGAGTCTTATTGTTTTCATGATCAGAACCCAGTTTCTGTTTTTTGGTATAATTCAGGCATCTAGTCCATTGCAAGTGAAGTATGCAGATGGCGAGTTGGAAAGATTAGGTACACGTAACTTCAGTGAACTAGTTGCTTATAATTCCGCTtcttatttgatgtttttttaatcaatttgttAAATAAACTACAAATTATTTTCTTCCTTTACTGCCCGATGGGATCTAGAGCACAAACTTTTTGTTGGCATGCTGCCGAAGAATGTCAAAGAAGATGAAGTTGctgatttattttctaaatatggAACCATAAAGGACCTACAAATTATAAGAGGTTCTCAACAAACAAGTAAAGGTACTTATTCTTTTAACTTGGATGTCCTTTTCTTTAAAGATGAAAATGTTTGCTTAATTGTATAAACTATAAAACCCCAAtcttaagtttatttcaatatttgaatTGTAGTTGTATTCGTTTCTTTATGGCAGGCTGTGCCTTTCTGAAATATGAGACTAAAGAACAAGCCCTTGACGCGCTGCAGGCTGTTAATGGAAAGCATAGAATGGAGGTTTGTATTCATTAATGTTTCTGCTATTGAAAATCAACGAATTACCCAAATCATTGTTCAGATTTCCTAGTATCTAACCTGTTTTGTGTGGTATCTTTCGGATATTAGATGTTTCAATGCGATTGAGCTTAAATGTTTATGTACTAATCAACTATCTTACATGCTCATTTTTCATTTGGAGTAATAAGTTATGACATCAAAATTTCGTTATCCCTCAGTCCTTGATTAGCTTAGTCTCGGAGCTCAAGTCACTAAAGGTTAACGTATAAATCTGGAAGGTATTTGAAGATGCAAAGATGATTTTTGTGATAATATCTTCATTATATTGCAATCCACGGAAAGAATGTCATTGTTATGATTAACTGCATGTTGCATCTAGTATTACAGTTGTCAAGCAAATAGTCTCTCACTAGAAGCCCGTATTTTATCTTAATCAGGATGCACCAAGGCTTTGCTTGGTAGGGTGAAGagaaaattagaaagatgaaaaattagAAGAGAAAAAATAGATTTTCCATTAGTATATGCGTGATAGAAATGAtgaaaaaatggaaagaaaaaaaaaagtatgttTCCTTCTATGGTTGCTTGGTAGAGTTgagaaagggagaaaagaaaatggaaattttGAGAAATGCATAATCTTGTAAACATGCACATTTAACTTAcctctctctcattttctctcctcttattattataatttggaATGATTTGTTATCACAAAATGTTATCTTTCCTATTTTCTTTACTTCAATTCTTTTTCCTACTAAGCGCATGCATTTTCCTTCCACTTTTCCATTGAATCAAGCATACCATAAGTCTTATATCTGAATATCCTTCTATACCCTAGTGGGTTGCAAAATGCATATACGCATATGGAAGTATTGCAAAAGCTTATGTTTACCTATTGCCTTCCAAATATGAGTTAAGTCATTTCTTATCATGTCTGGTAGTGTGTTAGTTATTCTTGAATGAAGGTGTATTATATTTTGGTCTTTATCTTCTGCTATTTTAGGGTTCAAGTGTCCCTCTCGTTGTCAAATGGGCAGATACAGAGAAGGAAAGACTAGCACGAAGGGCTCAAAAAGCCCAATTTCAAGCTTTGAATAAACCGAATGTAGATTCACAACATCCTTCATTGTTTGGAGCATTGCCAATGGGTTATGTTCCCCCATACAATGGATATGGATATCAGGTAGCTTTTCCTTTTCTGTATGGagcaattttaaaatttcaaaaacacatATTATGGGTGTTTTTGTTTTGTggaaaatgatttaaagaaaCCCTTTTTGCATTCTTGTGTTTTTTCGAAAAATGACATACTggtaaatgaaaaataatttttcttttcttgacaATTTGTCTTCACCTTTTGAAAAGTGTAAGAGAATTTCCAAAAAGGAGCTCTCTTATGAGTAAgatgatttttatataaaaattaactttaatctagttaaatattattgtgttaataataaaaatttaaatttaattttttttaaatattaagattttgatctctaatattataatttttttatattattaaacatatatatttatacttaataataaattattaatgtaattaatagtctttattattttaataaaaatacttaatatgaaaatgttagtttaataataaatttattattaataatatttttaattttcaattagtATTCTTAATGTTTTACATCAATGATGTTTGAACCGGACCAATTGGACTGGGAACTAGCCAAGGTACTGGTTTGGAGAATAGTATTGAACCAGTTGGACCAAGAACTGGTAAGGATCGGCTgaactgattttttttattttctaaaattttattgagtttttaatcGAGTCAGTCGAATCAATGAACAGGTGGCCTGGCCGGTCAATCACCGGTCTGGTCTAAAAACATTGATGTTTTATTGAAAAaactttatattaatatttaataataaatatatagtaataaatgttttataataagatatgaatatttttaataatataaatatgtttaaaCTTTTCTTAAGTTCATTTATCCCTTTTAGTCTAATGTGCTATTATCTACTCTCATAGATgtaattacatttttaaattttaattaggtaTCGGTCATTATTAAGTCTATTATATAATATAGTTGGTTGTAAAAAAGCAATGCTTTTGTAACAAATATAGTTACTATATAAGATAATATTTTGCATCAAATACAGCTTTTGCTATGTTTGTTTAACTGAAAATAACTTATGGAAAACATTTTAGGCTTAATCATCCCACCACTAGATAATGTTAATCTTTTCAGGAAACTATTTTTTCGGaaggtgtttaaaaagaaagaaaaaaaaaaaaacatagcttTAGCTTGAATAATTAGTGGTTTTGTTTCCTCCTCTTTTTGGCTAAGAGGGGGATTTCTTACTTTTTTTTAGTCATGATGTTCTGACAGAGCTTTTGTATCTTACTTTAAATCTAAATTTGATGCATCATCTCATTATGTATTAGGCTCCAGGAAGTTATGGACTTATGCAGTACCGCATGCCACCCATGCAGAATCAGTCTGCATTTCACAGCATGATTCCTCCAGTAAATCAAGCAAGTGCATTGCGAGGAATCACACCTGACCTTGCTCCCAGGGCTGGACCTAGAAATTATGCTATGCCTCCTGGAAGTTATGTTGGCTCCGCTTACCCAGCTGTGCAAGGTGTTCAGTACCCCATGGCATATCCTGGGGGAATTATTAGCCACCATCCGTTGACCAGTTCACCTGGTTCACTACCACAAGCAAATACAAGCAGTAACTCTTCATCAGCTTCCAGTGTCGGTACAAGCTCGGGAAGTCAGATTGAAG is part of the Gossypium hirsutum isolate 1008001.06 chromosome D11, Gossypium_hirsutum_v2.1, whole genome shotgun sequence genome and encodes:
- the LOC107912393 gene encoding U1 small nuclear ribonucleoprotein C; the encoded protein is MPRYYCDYCDTYLTHDSPSVRKQHNAGYKHKANVRTYYQQFEEQQTQSLIDQRIKEHLGQAAAFHQVGAAFNQHLMAQRPRLPVLPTPVMPIPRVAPLRINQPMVPGIRPPVLPRPVPGYAPVPGMPPTVAPPGAPSFPGQINGLPQPPTLVPPSTVTVTATTPTSSNAAPTMATPALYQSNPAAPASGGFDNFNANAQPSEANQ
- the LOC107912394 gene encoding RNA-binding protein BRN1; this encodes MAEGKQEKNTTSEESVKLFVGQVPKHMTEAQVLAIFEEFALVDEVNIIKDKATLSSRGCCFVICPSREEADKAVDACHNKKTLPGASSPLQVKYADGELERLEHKLFVGMLPKNVKEDEVADLFSKYGTIKDLQIIRGSQQTSKGCAFLKYETKEQALDALQAVNGKHRMEGSSVPLVVKWADTEKERLARRAQKAQFQALNKPNVDSQHPSLFGALPMGYVPPYNGYGYQAPGSYGLMQYRMPPMQNQSAFHSMIPPVNQASALRGITPDLAPRAGPRNYAMPPGSYVGSAYPAVQGVQYPMAYPGGIISHHPLTSSPGSLPQANTSSNSSSASSVGTSSGSQIEGPPGANLFIYHIPQEFGDQELTNAFQGYGRVLSAKVFVDKATGASKCFGFVSYDSPAAAQNAINMMNGCQLGGKKLKVQLKRDNKQNKPY